Genomic DNA from Dehalogenimonas lykanthroporepellens BL-DC-9:
GAACTACCGACACCTGCGGAAATCGCCCGGATGGAGGAGCCCTGGGTCAAAATCAGAGTGCTGGTGCCGTCCCGGTATATCGGCGCGGTGATGGAACTGGAACGCGAATTCGGCGGCATCCATCGCCATACCGAATTTCTGGGCCATTCCACCGGTAGCGAGGGCTCTCAGCGGGTTCAACTAGATTACGATATGCCGCTCCGGTCAATGCTGACGACCTTCTATGACCAGCTCAAGAGCCGTACTAACGGCTATGCCTCCCTGGATTACGAGTTCGACGGATACCGTGACGCCCGCCTGGTGAAGATAGACGTGCTGGTCAACAACATACTGGTGGACGCTTTTTCCCGCATCGTGCCGCCGGAACAGGCTCAAGATGTCGGCAAGTCTCTGGTCCACAAGCTGAAGGAGGTGATTCCTCGCCAGATGTTCACTATTCCCATCCAGGCGGCGGTCGGCGGCCGGATAGTGGCCCGGGCGGATATCCCGGCCAAACGCAAGGATGTGCTGGCCAAGTGTTACGGCGGTGATATCACCCGTAAGCGTAAACTCCTGGAAAAACAGAAAGAAGGCAAGAAAAAGATGAAGACCATCGGGCAGGTCGAAGTGCCGAAGGAAGCCTTTTTAAGTGTTCTGAAAACCGATTTGAAATAGCCGCCACTCCGGTTTTCGGCTCAGACCAGATTATGTTAATATTTAAGGAACCTCTGAAAAACACATAGTTGTAAAGTTTCGGTGATATTGTTGGTGATATCTTGCGCCCACGAAGCGAAACCGCAGTGTTTTTGGCAGGTTACACCGGCCTTTATCCGGTTTGCTCCACCCTGAAGGAGCGGTTTTCCGGTTATTGGGCGCAATTCACCCTTCAGGTTGCCATCATGCTTAATTCCCGGCGTACCAGATATAAATTAGCCAGCGTGAACAGGCTGAAGACCTGCACCATATTCTTGTGGAGGCCTTTGTATTTGACCTTCCGGTATCGCCATAGATGCTTGACCACCAGAAACGCATGCTCACCCTTGGCTCGAACTTTGCCTTGTCTTCGGTTAAACTCGGCGTCTTCCGGTGTCAGTTGATAGTGCCGGCTGGCTTTGCGTTTTACCCGCCAATCAATGCCTCGGGATTCGTAACGTCTTTGCCTTTCCTCACTGGTATAGGCTTTATCTCCATAGACCGCCTTTTCCTCTCCGTGCAGTAACTTATCCATGACCTGTGAATCATGAACTGAGGCATCGGTCACCACTATCGTATGCGCCAGTCCCTTGCCGGTGTCTGCGCCTATATGAGCCTTCATGCCAAAATACCACTGATTCCCCTTTTTGGTCTGTCGCATCTGTGGGTCTCGGGCCTTATCCCGGTTTTTGGTCGAAGATGGCGCATTGATTATCGTAGCGTCGACTATTGTCCCTTCTTTTAACAATAAACCTTTGTCTGAAAGATAATTCCTTGTCTTTTCAAATAACGCCATGGTCAGATTGTGCTTCTCCAGCAGATGACGAAAATGCAGTATAGTACTTTCATCCGGTACAGGGTCAGATTGGATATCGATTCCGGCAAATCGTCTCATCGATTCTATATCGTAAAGCGCGTCTTCCATCGCCGGATCCGATAAACCGTACCACTGTTGCATGAAATATATCCGTAGCATGCGCTCCAGCGGCATTGGATGTCGACCATTACCGGCTTTGGGGTAATACTCAACTATGATTTCCAGTAGTTCTTTCCAGGGAATTACCCGATCCATTTCCTGAAGGAATACTTCCCGTCGCGTCTGTTTCTTTTTGTTAGCATAAGCCAGACTGGCAAATGACAAGGTCTTCATTAACTTCGCCATCCTTCGTTTATGGATGACTAATTATACCTCATCAAACGTGACTTGTTCAGAGATTCCTTAATGCCAGTTAATTGAAAAGGAGTCAATAGATTTTATGAACCAGCCCCGTAAGCCAGTGTGTTACATCGTCGGTATCGGACCAGGCGGCTCGCCTAAATGGCTGACTCATGCCGCGGAAGACGCCGTCCGCGAATCCGATATCATTCTGGCCTGGGACTGGTCGCTGAAACCGGTCAAGGACCTGGCTAACGGCAAGGTTATCTTTTTCCAGGGAACTAAAGACTACCTTCAGAAGGAAAAGGAAGCTGCTGAACGCGCCCTGAAGACCGGGGAAACAGTGGCCGTCCTTCGGGTGGGCGACCCCTGCGTATCTTCCAGCCTGGCTCAGGTGCTGGGGGTGTTCAAGGACTTCGATATCCGCATCATCCCCTCCGCCGGCGCCGCCCAGTTTGCCGCCGCCAAGGCACAGATTTGCCTGGATGAATCGGTGCTGGTGTCCTTCCATGATGGCCGCGAAGAGGTCAAGCAACTGAAACTGAAATTCCTGGTGGACAGCTTTCGGATGGGGCGCAATCTACTGATGCTTACCAATGAAACCCAGGTTCCCCGGCAGACCGCCCGTTATCTGCTGGACAACGGTATTCCGGCGGAGACGTCAACGCTGATCTGCGAATACCTGACTATGGAAGATGAGCAGGTCTACGAGTTGACACTGGGCGATGTGGTCGATAACGACTACCGGTTAACTTCGGTGATGGTGGTCAAGAATTCCACGCCGCACGAATGTTGCGTCTGAAAAGCGGGAGCAACCGCTGATGATGACTGACGATAATCCTGAAGTGATGCCGTCCCGCCGACCGCTCAAACGCGGTCTGGTTCAGGTATTCACCGGCGACGGCCGGGGCAAGACCTCTGCCGGTCTGGGAACCGCTTTACGGGCTTCGGGCCGTGGCCTGAGGGTCTATATCGTTTATTTCATGAATACCAGCTATGATTCCGGGGAACATGAGGTGTTGTACCGGTTGCCCGGGGTCAGTTGGGTCGCTTTCGGTCCAGGACTGGTCAGACATCCGGAACAACCGTCACCGGAAATCAGAGACAAAGCGTCACAGGCTTTGGCCGAGGCCCGTCGGGCGATGCTGTCCGGTGATTACGATGTTCTTATCCTGGATGAGTTGAACATCGTGACCGGATGGGGCTGGCTGGAAACAGATGACGTTCTGAGTCTCATCAAGGACAAACCCGAGCAGGTGGAACTGGTGATGACCGGTCGCCTGGCCCCGCCGGAAATCAGGGACGCCGCCGATTTGGTGACCGAAATGAAAAAGATCAAGCATCCGTTCGACGCCGGTATCCCGGCCCGGCAGGGTATCGAGTACTGATACCGGTCACTACCGTCATGCCGGTCAGCGACGGTATCGTAATCGGCACATCGTTTTGTTACAATAGAGATATTCACAAGGAGCATATATGTCATCAAAGAATGAATCCGACCAGGGTAACCGCAACGAGATACGCATTACTACCGGTTGCAGTGAAGAACAAGCCTGTCCCAAGAAGAAACGCAAGCGGGTTTCCGCCCAGGAAGACATGACCCTGACCATTCTCATTGAGATTCCCAAGGGCAGTCGCAACAAGTACGAATGGGATAAGGAACGGAAGATAATAAAGTTCGACCGGATGCTGTTTTCCGCCGTGCATTATCCTTCAGATTACGGTTTCATCCTGGATACCCTGGCCGAGGACTCCGATCCCCTGGACGCGCTGGTGCTGGTATCCGAACCGACTTTCCCCGGCTGTCTCATCGATGCCAAACCGGTCGGGTTGTTCCGGATGTGGGACGAAAAAGGTCCGGATGAGAAAATTTTGTGCGTTCCCATGGGCGACCCGCACTGGAACTTCATCAAGGAACTGTCGGACGTGCCGGCCCATCTGTTGAAGGAAATCGAGCATTTCTTCAATATCTACAAGGAATTGGAGGAAAAGAAAACCGGTGTCGAGGGCTGGGAAGATCGCGATTCAGCCATCAAAGCCGTGCTGGCGTCACGGAAACGTTACGCCGGCCAGAAGAAAGAGATCGGTGCCAGCATCATCTGATCAGTGTTCATGCCGGAGCAGTTTTTCATATACTGCCGCCAGTTCGGCGGCTCGGGCAACGGCATCATTGTATCCGTCGGTGTCCCGGATGATGATTCTGTCCTGTAGCGGTTCCAGCCGGTTCAGGGCATCAAGGGTAAACTTATCGTCTGGAGTTATGATGACTTCGAACATCCTGAGTGCATGTTCGGCCGACCAGCGGATCATGCCGCCGGCGGCATCTCTGGTCACATCCGGGCCGGTGACGGACAGTACCGTCGGCCGGAAGCGCAGGAAACGCCGGTACACTGCCGTCAGGATCCCGTGGGAACTCAGTCCGTGAGCGTGGATTATTTGGGGCCGGAGCCACAGGAGCAACGGCGCTGCCGTCAGAAAAGCGCCGTAGGTGAGCGGATAGCGAACACCGAGCGGCAGGGTATGCCTCGCCACCTCGGGTGCCTGAAGTGAACCCTTATCCTTGACCCGGTGGCCGACCATGTGAACGTCCCAGCCGGTCTTTTTCAGTTCACCGGCTGTTCTTACGTCCATAGCAGATGGCTGTTCCAACAGCCAGACGATTTTCCGTGCTTCTATCGATTTCATGGGGCTTACTATAACCTATCGGTGGGCATGACGTAAATCAGCCGGTCATCGCGATTGACAGCCGCGGCTTCTGTGATAGAATGGCTGAAATGACACCCGACGGATATTGCTTTTGACACACCAAACCACAACCGCCATCATCTTGGCCGCCGGGGAAGGGCGGCGGATGCGGCCCCTGACGGCGCGGCGGCCAAAGGTGATGCTACCGCTGGCGGGCTACCCGATACTTGAACACCTGGTCGTTGCCTGCCGCAACGGCGGGATCGATGAAATAGTACTTATCGTCGGTTATTATGAGGAAGAAGTACGACGTCACTTCGGTGACGGCTCCGGGTTCGATGTCCGGCTGAGTTACGCGGTTCAGCGTCTGCCGCTGGGGACCGCTGACGCCGTGTCTCTGGTCGAGCCGCTGGTGGCCGGTAAGTCCTTCCTGGTGCTCAACGGTGACATTACCCTGGGGGCTGAAGATATTCGGCGCCTGGCGGCGGTGAAAGTCCCGGCCATGGGTATTGTCGAACGGGCATCCGTTGCCGGTCTGGGCGTGGTGGAAATTGCCGACGACCGGGTAGCGCGACTTCATGAAAAGGTTGAGAACCCGCCGACCCGACTGGTCAACAGCGGCCTGTATCATTTTGATTCCGGTATCTTCGATTTTATCCGTATTACGGATAAATCATCCCGTGGCGAGTATGAAATCACCGATGTCATTCAGCGAATGATAGACTCCGGAAGAGGTGTCGGTTATATTTTTCTTCACGACTGGCAGGATATCGGCGACCCGCAGGCTTTGCTGTCAGCCAACAGAGCCAGTTTGTCGGCTATGACAGACGCGGATACGGCAGGGGCGGAGCTGGAACCAGGGGTGGTCATCAAGGGGGCGGTCCGGGTTGGCGGGGGCAGTTGGCTCCGGGCCGGCACCTATATCGAAGGCCCGGTTGTCATCGGCCAGGGCTGTGATCTGGGGCCGAACTGTTACCTGCGGCCGGGAACTGTAATCGGTGATCATTGTCGCATCGGCGCCGGGGTGGAGGTCAAGAACTCGGTCATCATGGATGGAAGCCGGGTGCCGCACCTCAGTTATATCGGTGATAGCGTTATCGGGCGTAACTGTAATATCGGTGCTGGTACCCAGGTGGCTAATCTGAGGCTGGACGGCCATCCGGCAGACGGTTGTCATCGTAAAGTCGGAGTCATCATGGGAGACGGGGTGGTCACCGGTATCAACTCAAGTATCAATCCGGGCACGATAATCGGCGCTGATGTCGTGATCGGTCCGGGCGCGGTGGTATCCGGAAGCATCAAGGCCGGTAGCCGGGTTTTTTAATCGTGGCCGGTGAAGGATTATAATGGTATCAGTGAATCATGATTGAACAGGCGATAATTCTGGCGGCGGGAGAGGGGCAGAGGTTACGGCCGTTTACGGCTGGCCGGCCCAAAGTGATGCTTAAAGTCGGCGGCAAACCGTTGTTGGAATACGTTATCCAGGCGGTGAGCGACAACGGTATCCGCGATGTCGTCATCGTGACCGGCTATCACCGTGAACAGATATTAGACTATTTCGGCGGCGGCGCGGCCTGGGGTATCGATATCCATTACGTGGTTCAGGAACAACAGGCCGGTACAGCCCATGCCCTGGCCCAGGCGGCCGGCTGGGCTGATGACGAATTCCTGATTCTGCCGGGAGACCATTTTATAGATGGCCGGACCATAAAGGATATATGTCACGCCGACAGTCCGGCCTTGTTGACCGCCCTGGTGCCGGAGGCGGATACAGTGCGTTACGGCGTCCTGGAATTAGTTGACGGCATGGTGCGGTCGGTAGTGGAAAAACCTCGGGAACCGTGCTGTGCTCCGGTCAGTACCGGTATTTTCGCCTTCGACCGGAGTGTTTTCGATTACCTGGCCGGTGAGGCCGATTTACCGGGCGTTATCAACCGTGTGGTCGGAGACGGAGTCGAAATCAAAGCCATACCTGTCGATGGTCCCTGGCTGGACATCGTATTTCCCCGGGATATTCTGGCCCTGAACTCATTCCTTTTGTTGCAGAATCCGGAGAAGGTGATCGAAGGTGTTGTCGAGGATGGTGTCGCTATCAGGGGCAATGTGGTTACCGGTGCTGGAACCAGGATCCGTTCCGGCAGTTATCTGACCGGTCCGGTAATCATCGGCGGAGGCTGTGATATCGGCCCGGGAACGGTCATTGGTTCCGGGAGCAGTATTGGTCACAATGTCCGTATCGGTCCTCACTGTGTCATCGAGAATTCGGTCATTGGCGATGACGTGGAGATGGGCGCCGGGTGTTTCCTGGCTTCCGGGGTCATCGACGGCGGTTGCCGCATCGGCCCGGGATTCCGGGCGCCGGAGGGCGCCATTGTTTTGGTAGTCGAGGCAGGAGCGGAGAGTGAGTCAACCGGGTCGATGATAGGGCGTAATTGCCGGATTGGCCCTGGGGTGGTCAGTCTTCCCGGCAGTATCATTGGCAACGACTGCGACGTGGCGGCATTGAAAGTAATAAGCGGTTGTATTGCCGATGCCAGCAGGATCGTCTGATATGTGCGGGATTGTCGGTTACAGCGGTTTTCGCCAGGCTCAGCCGCTGTTGGAGCAGGCGCTGGAGAAACTGGAGTATCGGGGTTATGATTCCTGGGGTGTAGCCGTGGGCGGCGATATCCTGGAGTGCATCCGGGATACTGGAAGAATTGCCGAGCGCTCCCCGGGCGTCCGACTGTCGGGTCATATCGGCATAGCTCATACCCGCTGGGCCAGTTGTGGAGCTCCGAACAGGGAAAACGCTCACCCGCTGACCGACTGTTCGGGTCTTATTGCCGTGGCCCATAACGGCAATATTACCAACCATCAGGAAATCAAACATGAGTTGAAAAAAAAGGGGCATACTTTCAGTTCCACCACTGATTCCGAGGTTGTTGCTCACCTCATTGAGGAGCATTATCAGGGAAACTTGACCGACGCCCTGACGCGAAGCCTCGGGTTTATCGAGGGTTCCTACGCCATCGTCGCTATGCGACAGGGCGGCCGTGAGCTGACGGCCGCCAGACGGGGCAGTCCTCTGGTGGTAGGACTGGGCGACAACGAAAACTGGCTGGCCTCCGATGTGATGGCGCTGGCTGATCACACCGGGCGGATTATCCACCTGGAGGACGGTGATGTGGTGTCGGTCAGCCCTGACGGAGTGGCCGTTACTCATGACGGGCAGACTGTTATTCGTCCGGTGACCCAGATAAAATGGACGGCCACGGCGACCGACCGTGGCGGCTATCGGCATTTCATGCTCAAGGAAATCCACGAGCAGTCCAGTATGTGGCGTGATAATGCCGGACGCTGGCTGGCGTCAGCCCAGGAACCGGGTCTGGCCCGCCTATGGGGAAAAAACGTAGTGCCGCCCCTGATTCTGGGTTGCGGCAGTTCATATTATGCCGGACTGACTGCCAGGTACGCCATGGAGGAACTGACGGGGCGCCAGGTGCGGGTGGAACTGGCTTCAGAGTTCGGGCATCGGTCCGGCGACATCAGGTTCGACCGGCTGGTAGTTGGCCTGACCCAGTCAGGTGAAACTGCCGATACGCTGAATGCTCTCCGGCCGCTGAAACAGTCCGGTGCCAGCGTGGTCGCTGTCACTAACGTCGCCGAGTCGAGCGTAACCAGACTGGCCGACCGGACCGTTCTGATGGGCGCTGGTCCCGAAGTCAGTGTAGCCGCCACCAAGACTTTTACCGCGCAGTTGGGCGTCCTGTATGCCTTGGCGCTGGGCAATCTTTCATCGGAAACCGCAGGACGGAACCACCTCATGGATTCTTTTCGGGAATTGCCGGCCTTTATCCAACGGGTGCTGGACAACGTCGGGGAAATCGAATCAGCCGGACGGTGGCTGGCGGATTATAATAATGTCATGTGTATCGGTCGGGGGCCTGCTTATCCTCTGGCCCGGGAAATGGCTTTGAAACTCAAGGAAATCGCTTACATTCATGCCGAAGCCTGTCCCGCCGGAGAGTTGAAGCACGGCTCTCTGGCCCTCATATCAGCCGAACTGCCGGTGATAGCCCTGTTCGGTCATCAGGCTGATGGCAGTCGCCGGGCGATGGTTACGGCGGTACGCGAGATAAAAGCCCGGGGCGCTCCGGTACTGGCGCTGGTACCCGGCGATGATCATGATGTCAGGCAACTGGTCGACGTCTGTATCGCTTTGCCGGTGGTACACTTCCTGTTTCAGTCGGCGGTGTCGGCGTCTGCTGTTCAGTTGCTGGCTTATCATACAGCCGTGGCGACCGGCCGGCCGGTGGACCGGCCGAGGCACCTGGCGAAAAGCGTAACAGTGGAATAAGTAAATGGAGGTTCATATGTTCAAGTCAATACTGGTTCCCCTCGACGGCTCGGCGCTGGCCGAATCCATTCTGCCACAGGCAGTGGCCATTGCCGAACCGGCCGGGGCTGAGGTGACGCTGTTGCGGGTTATTGAGCCTCTGGACAAAGGGGTGAGGGAAACGATGGGACGGGAACTGGCCGCCAGGCTGGATGAAGTCACCATCGAGGAAGCTCAGGCTTATCTGGACGGCATCGCCGGGAAACTGACTGCCGAGGGTTTGTCCGTCCGTTCCGCGGTCATTACCGGCCAGCCGGCGCAGGCGATTATCGAGTACGTGGGAGCTCATGCTGTCAATTTGATTGTCATGGCCAGCCATGGCCGGAGCGGCCTGTCACGATGGGCCTTCGGCAGTGTCACTGACAAGGTGTTGCACCGGTCTCCGGTGCCGGTGATGGTCGGTCCGGTTCCCGGCAGTAACCGCGGCTAGCGAGAGTACAAACCGGTAATCACTGATTCGGCCAGTGCATGGCCGTCAATGGCGGCGTCGAAACTGTCCCTGCCGGAGCCTGGAGGCAACGGGATGACGGTATCAAGCGCCATCAGGCGGTAGATATAACGGTGCGGGGCGCCGGGGGGAGGGCAGGAAGGATAATAACCGTAACTGCCGCCGGAATTGACGCCCTGGCGCAGACCATTGGGCAATTCCGCTTTCCGCGCCATATTGGACGGTATCCGGTGAGCGTCGGTGGGGATGTTCCACACCATCCAATGGGTGAAAGTCCCTCCGGGGGCGTCGGGATCATCCATCACAAGGGCCAGGCTGAGGGTTCCGGCCGGTAGCATCTCCCAGGTTACCTCCGGCGACAGGCCGGCGCCATCACAGGTGTGACTGGTCGGTATTACCGCGCCATCGACGATACCCTCAATACTCATCTTCATGCGGAATGCCTCCCGGTATTTTTTCAATCCAGCCAGTTGATCAGTTGCGGCAGACTTTCTATCCTCGGGCAATCCGCTGGAGCATCTGCCAGGCCGCCGCGGGCGACAAGGATGCCTTTCATGCCGACGGCCGAAGCACCCAGCACGTCTATCTGGTACTGGTCGCCGACAAAAGCCGACCGTTCGGCGGTAGCCCCGGCCTGTCGCAGAGCCTCGGCGAATATTTCAGGATGCGGTTTGGTGAAGCCGGTTTCCCTTGAGGTGACGACGGTTTCCAGAAAACTCGACAGCCCCAGTTCATCAAGCATCGGCGAGATGTCTTTATCGACGTTGGACACCAGTCCGAGGGAGATTTCCCTTCGCTGCAGTTCGGTCAGGGCCGGGATGACATCGTCGAAAAGCACGGTCTTGAATTTGAAATCCTTCAAGCGCAACAGCGCTGACCGTACCAGGTCTGGATCAGGTTGAATACCGCCTTCCCGGAGCACGATGGACTGGTGGCGGGCATAAATGGCATCGACTTCCTGCGGTTCACGCCGGCTGAGCGGTTTTTTGGCGTTTTCGGTGTAAAAATACTCATCGGCGACGGCGAAAGCCCGGCGGAACCTGTCCGGCGGCGCCTTGATGCCGAGTTCATCCAGAACTCGGTATTCCAATTCCTCGCGCGGCGGGTCATAACCGATGAGGGTCTGATAGAGGTCGAAAAAGACGTGTGTGATCAAATAACGCTCCCGTAACAATGATTGAGAAGCCCATTCTATAACAAGGCGCCAGGGGGAAGCAATCGAATAAAAATTGTTTGGTAAGCGTTCTCCCTTGTTGTATAATCGTAGACGCAATGGCTTATCGTAAAATACTGGTGCCCCTTGATGGCTCGGAATCGGCAGAGCAGGCTCTGCCTTTTGTCCGGCAGGTAGCCGGTTCCGATACCGAGTTGGTGTTATTCAGCGTCTGCCCGGAAGACGAACAGAGACTGTGCCGGTTGAATCAAGTTTATCTGGAAGTTCAGTCCAAAGCCCTGGAGGCCGATGGTTTCAAGACCAGTATTCGTACCGAACCTGGAGAATTGGCCGAGCGCATCAAGCGGTTTGTCGCCCGGCAGAAGGTGGATCTGATTGTTGCCTGCCGCCAGCCGCATACTGACCTGAACCGGGAAGACAAGATGTTGCAGAACCTGGTTTCGAAACAATGTTCTCTACTGTTGATAAAGCCCGGAACGGTCAATCGGCCCATCAAGCGGATTCTGTTGCCGCTGGATGGTTCGGTGTTGTCCGAAGAGGTGGTGCCGTATGTCCTTGAACTGGCCGGCAATACCGGTGCCGAGGTGGTGCTGTTGTCGGTCAATGCCTTCCCGGAAATTCATTCCGACCGGCCGCCCTCAGCCAGGCCGAGCTGGGAAGAATACGCCCTCATTCTGATGAAGGAGACTCGGGAGCAGGCCGGTGATTACCTGGAAAGGGTGTCCGATGAATTCAGCGCCGCGGACGTGCCGGCGCGAACCCTGGTGCTGTTCGGTGGCGTGGCGGAGAGCATATTGAAGGCCTCCGAAGATGAAAAAGCGGATTTGATAGCCATGAGCACTCATGCACGGTCCGGAATCGACCGCTGGGTGTTTGGGTCGGTAACGGCGACGGTCAGCGCCACCAGCCGGTTGCCCCTGTTGTTGGTAAAGGGAAGCTGAAGGGCAACTACCTGTTATCAGTGGTGGCTGGCGGCCGAATCTGATTTATTATTCCAATAGGAAGGTGTTGACTGTTGAGCCCAATTCGCATTGTTCCGGCGATACTTACCGATGACCCTCAGGAGCTGACGGCGATGCGAGACATCATGTCCGGTGTGGTCGACTGGGTCCAGGTGGACATCATGGACGGCAGGTTCGTGCCTTCACGAAGTATCGGCTGGGAGGAGATAAGGGACGCCCGTCTGCCTTTCGGCTGGGAAGCACACCTGATGGTTGAAAACCCGGTGGATTATTTCAAGGGTTTCAAGGCCGCCGGCGCCGAGCGTGTCATTTTTCATTATGAAACTGTATCCGATCCGTCGACAGTGACGGTAGCGGCCAGAGAGGCCGGACTGACGGTGGGCATGGCGGTCAACCCCGAAACATCGGTGGAAGACATTTGTCAGTGGCTTGACAGCCTGGATCATGTGCTGTT
This window encodes:
- a CDS encoding transposase IS4 family protein (PFAM: transposase IS4 family protein~KEGG: nha:Nham_4268 transposase, IS4) yields the protein MKTLSFASLAYANKKKQTRREVFLQEMDRVIPWKELLEIIVEYYPKAGNGRHPMPLERMLRIYFMQQWYGLSDPAMEDALYDIESMRRFAGIDIQSDPVPDESTILHFRHLLEKHNLTMALFEKTRNYLSDKGLLLKEGTIVDATIINAPSSTKNRDKARDPQMRQTKKGNQWYFGMKAHIGADTGKGLAHTIVVTDASVHDSQVMDKLLHGEEKAVYGDKAYTSEERQRRYESRGIDWRVKRKASRHYQLTPEDAEFNRRQGKVRAKGEHAFLVVKHLWRYRKVKYKGLHKNMVQVFSLFTLANLYLVRRELSMMAT
- a CDS encoding precorrin-6y C5,15-methyltransferase (decarboxylating), CbiE subunit (KEGG: dev:DhcVS_68 cobalamin-binding protein~TIGRFAM: precorrin-6y C5,15-methyltransferase (decarboxylating), CbiE subunit~PFAM: Uroporphyrin-III C/tetrapyrrole (Corrin/Porphyrin) methyltransferase) encodes the protein MNQPRKPVCYIVGIGPGGSPKWLTHAAEDAVRESDIILAWDWSLKPVKDLANGKVIFFQGTKDYLQKEKEAAERALKTGETVAVLRVGDPCVSSSLAQVLGVFKDFDIRIIPSAGAAQFAAAKAQICLDESVLVSFHDGREEVKQLKLKFLVDSFRMGRNLLMLTNETQVPRQTARYLLDNGIPAETSTLICEYLTMEDEQVYELTLGDVVDNDYRLTSVMVVKNSTPHECCV
- a CDS encoding cob(I)alamin adenosyltransferase (TIGRFAM: cob(I)alamin adenosyltransferase~KEGG: det:DET1139 cob(I)alamin adenosyltransferase~PFAM: ATP:corrinoid adenosyltransferase BtuR/CobO/CobP) is translated as MMTDDNPEVMPSRRPLKRGLVQVFTGDGRGKTSAGLGTALRASGRGLRVYIVYFMNTSYDSGEHEVLYRLPGVSWVAFGPGLVRHPEQPSPEIRDKASQALAEARRAMLSGDYDVLILDELNIVTGWGWLETDDVLSLIKDKPEQVELVMTGRLAPPEIRDAADLVTEMKKIKHPFDAGIPARQGIEY
- a CDS encoding Inorganic diphosphatase (KEGG: deg:DehalGT_0311 inorganic diphosphatase~PFAM: Inorganic pyrophosphatase), with translation MSSKNESDQGNRNEIRITTGCSEEQACPKKKRKRVSAQEDMTLTILIEIPKGSRNKYEWDKERKIIKFDRMLFSAVHYPSDYGFILDTLAEDSDPLDALVLVSEPTFPGCLIDAKPVGLFRMWDEKGPDEKILCVPMGDPHWNFIKELSDVPAHLLKEIEHFFNIYKELEEKKTGVEGWEDRDSAIKAVLASRKRYAGQKKEIGASII
- a CDS encoding conserved hypothetical protein (KEGG: dev:DhcVS_1086 hypothetical protein) produces the protein MKSIEARKIVWLLEQPSAMDVRTAGELKKTGWDVHMVGHRVKDKGSLQAPEVARHTLPLGVRYPLTYGAFLTAAPLLLWLRPQIIHAHGLSSHGILTAVYRRFLRFRPTVLSVTGPDVTRDAAGGMIRWSAEHALRMFEVIITPDDKFTLDALNRLEPLQDRIIIRDTDGYNDAVARAAELAAVYEKLLRHEH
- a CDS encoding Nucleotidyl transferase (PFAM: Nucleotidyl transferase; transferase hexapeptide repeat containing protein~KEGG: det:DET0529 glucose-1-phosphate thymidylyltransferase), with product MTHQTTTAIILAAGEGRRMRPLTARRPKVMLPLAGYPILEHLVVACRNGGIDEIVLIVGYYEEEVRRHFGDGSGFDVRLSYAVQRLPLGTADAVSLVEPLVAGKSFLVLNGDITLGAEDIRRLAAVKVPAMGIVERASVAGLGVVEIADDRVARLHEKVENPPTRLVNSGLYHFDSGIFDFIRITDKSSRGEYEITDVIQRMIDSGRGVGYIFLHDWQDIGDPQALLSANRASLSAMTDADTAGAELEPGVVIKGAVRVGGGSWLRAGTYIEGPVVIGQGCDLGPNCYLRPGTVIGDHCRIGAGVEVKNSVIMDGSRVPHLSYIGDSVIGRNCNIGAGTQVANLRLDGHPADGCHRKVGVIMGDGVVTGINSSINPGTIIGADVVIGPGAVVSGSIKAGSRVF
- a CDS encoding Nucleotidyl transferase (PFAM: Nucleotidyl transferase; transferase hexapeptide repeat containing protein~KEGG: fpl:Ferp_2374 nucleotidyl transferase) yields the protein MIEQAIILAAGEGQRLRPFTAGRPKVMLKVGGKPLLEYVIQAVSDNGIRDVVIVTGYHREQILDYFGGGAAWGIDIHYVVQEQQAGTAHALAQAAGWADDEFLILPGDHFIDGRTIKDICHADSPALLTALVPEADTVRYGVLELVDGMVRSVVEKPREPCCAPVSTGIFAFDRSVFDYLAGEADLPGVINRVVGDGVEIKAIPVDGPWLDIVFPRDILALNSFLLLQNPEKVIEGVVEDGVAIRGNVVTGAGTRIRSGSYLTGPVIIGGGCDIGPGTVIGSGSSIGHNVRIGPHCVIENSVIGDDVEMGAGCFLASGVIDGGCRIGPGFRAPEGAIVLVVEAGAESESTGSMIGRNCRIGPGVVSLPGSIIGNDCDVAALKVISGCIADASRIV
- a CDS encoding glucosamine/fructose-6-phosphate aminotransferase, isomerizing (KEGG: dev:DhcVS_472 glucosamine-fructose-6-phosphateaminotransferase, isomerizing~TIGRFAM: glucosamine/fructose-6-phosphate aminotransferase, isomerizing~PFAM: sugar isomerase (SIS); glutamine amidotransferase class-II), with the protein product MCGIVGYSGFRQAQPLLEQALEKLEYRGYDSWGVAVGGDILECIRDTGRIAERSPGVRLSGHIGIAHTRWASCGAPNRENAHPLTDCSGLIAVAHNGNITNHQEIKHELKKKGHTFSSTTDSEVVAHLIEEHYQGNLTDALTRSLGFIEGSYAIVAMRQGGRELTAARRGSPLVVGLGDNENWLASDVMALADHTGRIIHLEDGDVVSVSPDGVAVTHDGQTVIRPVTQIKWTATATDRGGYRHFMLKEIHEQSSMWRDNAGRWLASAQEPGLARLWGKNVVPPLILGCGSSYYAGLTARYAMEELTGRQVRVELASEFGHRSGDIRFDRLVVGLTQSGETADTLNALRPLKQSGASVVAVTNVAESSVTRLADRTVLMGAGPEVSVAATKTFTAQLGVLYALALGNLSSETAGRNHLMDSFRELPAFIQRVLDNVGEIESAGRWLADYNNVMCIGRGPAYPLAREMALKLKEIAYIHAEACPAGELKHGSLALISAELPVIALFGHQADGSRRAMVTAVREIKARGAPVLALVPGDDHDVRQLVDVCIALPVVHFLFQSAVSASAVQLLAYHTAVATGRPVDRPRHLAKSVTVE